In Amycolatopsis jiangsuensis, the following proteins share a genomic window:
- a CDS encoding thaumatin family protein: MRRRIFPKLAALVAAALVATGGAAASSTAASAETPATTDGPTITLVNQSGETLWIGASVNADGSPTPTGLPVIEDGQQATVPVPDDPHWRGRFFGRQGCTGDSGSSFHCAIGDCGPLADQCTTGEQPTSLAEFNFDPGDQLAPWYNVSYVNAVSVPITIEPAGAGARSPSESCEPVGCSDPLLQYCPPENLSTDDSGKPVLCTNPNRDAQTPYSDAISSHCPKAYAWSKQDSEGGNQVVRQCSGCSGFTVTFHHAV; this comes from the coding sequence ATGCGCAGAAGAATCTTCCCGAAACTGGCGGCTCTGGTGGCGGCCGCGCTGGTGGCCACCGGCGGAGCCGCGGCCTCGTCCACGGCCGCGTCGGCCGAGACCCCGGCGACGACCGACGGCCCTACCATCACGCTGGTCAACCAGAGCGGCGAGACGCTCTGGATCGGTGCCAGCGTCAACGCCGACGGCTCACCCACCCCGACCGGGCTGCCGGTCATCGAGGACGGTCAGCAGGCCACCGTCCCGGTGCCCGACGATCCGCACTGGCGGGGCAGGTTCTTCGGCAGGCAGGGCTGCACCGGCGACTCCGGCAGCTCGTTCCACTGCGCGATCGGCGACTGCGGACCGCTGGCGGATCAGTGCACCACCGGCGAGCAGCCGACCAGCCTCGCCGAGTTCAACTTCGACCCGGGCGACCAGCTCGCGCCCTGGTACAACGTGAGCTACGTGAACGCGGTGTCGGTGCCGATCACGATCGAACCCGCCGGAGCAGGCGCCCGCTCACCGAGCGAGTCATGCGAACCGGTCGGCTGCTCGGACCCGCTCCTGCAGTACTGCCCGCCGGAAAACCTGAGCACGGACGACAGTGGCAAGCCGGTGCTCTGCACGAACCCGAACCGCGACGCGCAGACCCCCTACAGCGACGCGATCTCCAGCCACTGCCCCAAGGCGTATGCATGGTCCAAACAGGACTCCGAGGGCGGCAACCAGGTGGTACGGCAGTGCAGCGGCTGCAGTGGCTTCACGGTGACCTTCCACCACGCGGTCTGA
- a CDS encoding glycoside hydrolase family 76 protein has product MPTSLVVVLVLASLAVPRAAADPVCAVFCDRLDPSQAAHESFPLPDKQINGRVLRLHASDPDGMAWASIDDGQPGDAVWLDRSWDGGATWDGLLGQAAVPDGRTGARTLMYNLTDPVAHRRGLLRACGDAQGVACTGWIHPQVCDAACDGTAPGTGDAQPVPATTIHGRDVSLHFDGQGMAWAALGAGGAGDEVWLDRSWDAGASWPDGSSLGRTSVPDGATGTHTAAFATRDLRGRMLGGAVRACGREVTHSDGSCTAWARPSRTRVAGAVDALMWSYEPTRAWWPSSWWNSAVAVTAVANSGSSEFDSVLARVFDVNRASFPAGERSSDPIEGDFISRAIDDSAWWGLAWIAAYDRTHEERYLTEAVTIAEYVHGFWDPGTCGGGVWWDRERTYKNAVTSGLYLRLTASLHLRVSGDTEWGQRARDAGDWYLGSGLINASGLVNDGLTAGCANNGQTVWTYNQGLAIGGFTELWRATGEQSYLDTARRLADAAEAGLTSGGILVESCDTGSNSCDDNQKQFKGILLRYFGDLAGATGEQSYQDFTRTQADAIWQHDRDPLNRIGQRWTGGSPNVTDWRTQASGLEALIAAG; this is encoded by the coding sequence ATGCCGACATCGCTCGTGGTGGTGCTCGTTCTCGCTTCACTGGCCGTGCCGCGTGCGGCGGCGGACCCGGTGTGCGCGGTGTTCTGTGACCGGCTCGATCCCTCGCAGGCCGCGCACGAGAGTTTTCCCTTGCCCGACAAGCAGATCAACGGCCGGGTGCTCCGGTTGCACGCCTCCGACCCGGACGGGATGGCCTGGGCGAGCATCGACGACGGGCAGCCGGGGGACGCGGTGTGGCTCGACCGGTCCTGGGACGGCGGTGCCACCTGGGACGGGTTGCTCGGCCAGGCCGCGGTTCCGGACGGCCGGACCGGCGCCCGCACCCTGATGTACAACCTCACCGACCCGGTCGCGCACCGGCGCGGCCTGCTCCGTGCCTGCGGTGACGCGCAGGGCGTCGCGTGCACCGGCTGGATCCACCCGCAGGTGTGCGACGCGGCCTGCGACGGAACCGCGCCCGGGACCGGGGACGCCCAGCCGGTTCCGGCCACCACGATTCACGGCCGGGACGTCTCGCTGCACTTCGACGGCCAGGGCATGGCGTGGGCCGCGCTCGGCGCCGGCGGCGCGGGTGACGAGGTCTGGCTCGACCGTTCGTGGGACGCCGGCGCGAGCTGGCCCGACGGGTCCTCGCTCGGCCGCACGAGCGTGCCCGACGGCGCCACCGGGACGCACACCGCGGCGTTCGCCACCCGCGATCTGCGTGGCCGGATGCTCGGTGGCGCGGTCCGCGCCTGCGGTCGTGAGGTCACGCATTCCGACGGCAGTTGCACGGCGTGGGCGCGGCCGTCCCGCACCCGCGTGGCCGGCGCGGTGGACGCGCTGATGTGGTCCTACGAGCCCACCCGCGCCTGGTGGCCCTCGAGCTGGTGGAACTCGGCGGTCGCGGTGACCGCCGTGGCGAATTCGGGCAGCAGTGAGTTCGATTCCGTGCTGGCGCGGGTGTTCGACGTCAACCGGGCGTCCTTTCCCGCGGGTGAGCGCAGCTCCGATCCCATCGAGGGTGACTTCATCAGCAGGGCGATCGACGACTCCGCCTGGTGGGGGCTGGCCTGGATCGCCGCCTACGACCGCACCCACGAGGAGCGTTACCTCACCGAAGCGGTCACGATCGCCGAGTACGTGCACGGTTTCTGGGATCCGGGAACCTGTGGCGGCGGTGTGTGGTGGGACCGCGAACGCACCTACAAGAACGCCGTCACCAGTGGTCTGTACCTCCGTCTCACCGCGTCGCTGCACCTGCGTGTCTCCGGGGACACCGAATGGGGGCAGCGGGCCCGGGACGCCGGGGACTGGTATCTCGGCAGTGGCCTGATCAACGCCTCCGGGCTGGTGAACGACGGGCTCACCGCCGGGTGCGCGAACAACGGCCAGACGGTGTGGACCTACAACCAGGGGCTGGCGATCGGTGGCTTCACCGAGCTGTGGCGCGCGACCGGTGAACAGTCCTATCTGGACACCGCACGCCGGCTCGCGGACGCGGCGGAGGCCGGGCTCACCTCCGGCGGCATCCTCGTCGAGTCCTGCGACACCGGGTCGAATTCCTGTGACGACAACCAGAAGCAGTTCAAGGGCATCTTGCTGCGCTACTTCGGCGACTTGGCCGGGGCCACCGGCGAACAGTCCTATCAGGACTTCACTCGTACCCAGGCGGACGCGATCTGGCAGCACGACCGGGATCCGCTCAACCGGATCGGCCAGCGCTGGACCGGCGGCAGTCCGAACGTGACAGACTGGCGCACCCAGGCCTCGGGCCTCGAAGCACTGATCGCGGCCGGCTGA
- a CDS encoding YbaB/EbfC family nucleoid-associated protein, producing the protein MSITGSARQGGVSVEVAPGGALRSLELTAEALRGGGPALAGAILRTVREAAAEANERARHAVAAELGPLGDDELTGLGLGREEHLAERSEDTTPESWRA; encoded by the coding sequence GTGAGCATCACCGGCAGCGCACGTCAGGGCGGGGTGAGCGTCGAGGTGGCGCCCGGTGGTGCGCTGCGCAGCCTGGAGCTGACCGCCGAGGCACTGCGTGGCGGCGGCCCCGCGCTGGCGGGCGCGATCCTGCGCACGGTGCGCGAGGCGGCCGCGGAGGCGAACGAACGCGCCCGGCACGCGGTGGCCGCCGAACTCGGCCCGCTCGGCGACGACGAGCTGACCGGGCTCGGCCTCGGCCGGGAGGAGCATCTCGCGGAGCGCAGCGAGGACACCACCCCGGAGAGCTGGAGGGCGTGA
- a CDS encoding CHAP domain-containing protein → MLDTAGVATSFADEMKTHHGKLRGKAADAQAAQHALQQAAHAVTEQHDVQHKAAHSLLNAWQSKAAPSFEKDSDKFGKELTVTAGASRKGARVVGEVTDALAGRHQATGKLIDEFVAKARKLIDAGYLLARNGSPAALLLAIGDVADLAGKYLKESSGHLKNARAEMEEAARKLRALQKELAHDGVADKGGAHTKPGHHEKHEKHQKHAKHEKHHGTKPSHSKKVDKILDHARSNLGYHEGPNNRNKWGPTGQPWCSYFATSMWRKSGVDIPKYGFTGDVYKWGERHHLAYGRGAIAHQAKAGDAILFGTGPSYGGSTHIGIIEKVDGHKITTIEGNASDRVERNTYVLPRDAHRFYGGVHPK, encoded by the coding sequence GTGCTGGACACCGCAGGAGTCGCGACGTCGTTCGCGGACGAGATGAAGACCCACCACGGCAAGCTGCGAGGCAAGGCCGCCGACGCGCAGGCCGCGCAGCACGCGCTGCAGCAGGCCGCCCATGCCGTCACCGAGCAGCACGACGTGCAGCACAAGGCCGCGCATTCGCTGCTGAACGCCTGGCAGAGCAAGGCCGCGCCGTCGTTCGAGAAGGATTCGGACAAGTTCGGCAAGGAGCTGACCGTCACCGCGGGGGCGAGCCGGAAGGGCGCGCGGGTGGTCGGCGAGGTGACCGACGCGCTCGCCGGACGGCACCAGGCGACCGGCAAGCTCATCGACGAATTCGTCGCGAAGGCCCGCAAGCTGATCGACGCCGGATACCTGCTGGCGCGCAACGGAAGCCCGGCCGCGCTGCTGCTCGCCATCGGCGATGTGGCCGATCTGGCCGGCAAGTACCTCAAGGAATCCTCCGGGCACCTGAAGAACGCGCGCGCGGAAATGGAGGAGGCCGCCCGTAAGCTGCGGGCGCTGCAGAAGGAGCTGGCCCACGACGGGGTCGCGGACAAGGGTGGCGCGCACACCAAACCCGGGCACCACGAAAAGCACGAGAAACACCAGAAGCACGCGAAACACGAGAAGCACCACGGCACGAAACCCAGCCACAGCAAGAAGGTCGACAAGATCCTCGACCACGCGCGGTCCAATCTCGGCTACCACGAGGGCCCGAACAACCGGAACAAATGGGGCCCGACCGGGCAGCCGTGGTGCTCCTACTTCGCGACGTCGATGTGGCGGAAGTCCGGAGTGGACATTCCGAAGTACGGTTTCACCGGCGACGTCTACAAATGGGGCGAGCGCCATCATCTCGCCTACGGCCGCGGTGCGATCGCGCACCAGGCCAAGGCGGGGGACGCGATCCTGTTCGGCACCGGCCCGTCGTACGGGGGCAGCACGCACATCGGCATCATCGAGAAGGTCGACGGCCACAAGATCACCACGATCGAGGGCAACGCGAGCGACCGGGTCGAGCGCAACACCTACGTGCTGCCGCGCGATGCGCACCGGTTCTACGGAGGGGTGCACCCGAAGTGA
- a CDS encoding transglycosylase SLT domain-containing protein, whose product MSKLSAEEIAQHAYKAGFRGHALSTAVAVALAESGGNAHAHNGTPPDNSYGLWQVNMLGSLGPARRHQFHLHSNNDLFSPDENAKAAWSISGHGKSFQPWSTYTNGAYKSHLAAARKAAADVARHHGKAQHHKPAHHKKAEHHKKAEHHGQHAHGKSGAGFRAELEQFVAYEKKTQHIADELVTTGKKTVHRVTGIAKDSFGKVGEETGFADALGDFSRSLERQVRATGAQARTMGAAVFRARGDYAEMDEQAAAALSKQDIQGILG is encoded by the coding sequence ATGAGCAAGTTGTCGGCGGAGGAGATCGCGCAGCACGCCTACAAAGCGGGTTTCCGCGGGCACGCGCTGAGCACCGCGGTGGCGGTGGCGCTGGCGGAGTCGGGCGGCAACGCCCACGCGCACAACGGCACCCCGCCGGACAATTCGTACGGGCTGTGGCAGGTCAACATGCTCGGCTCGCTCGGCCCGGCCCGCAGGCACCAGTTCCACCTGCACTCGAACAACGATCTGTTCTCCCCGGACGAGAACGCCAAGGCGGCGTGGTCGATCTCGGGGCACGGCAAGAGCTTCCAGCCGTGGTCGACCTACACCAACGGCGCGTACAAGAGCCATCTCGCCGCGGCGCGCAAGGCCGCCGCCGACGTCGCCCGTCACCACGGCAAGGCCCAGCACCACAAGCCGGCGCACCACAAGAAGGCCGAGCATCACAAGAAAGCCGAGCACCACGGCCAGCACGCGCACGGCAAGAGCGGCGCCGGATTCCGCGCCGAACTCGAGCAGTTCGTCGCCTACGAGAAGAAGACCCAGCACATCGCCGACGAACTGGTCACCACCGGGAAGAAGACGGTGCACCGGGTCACCGGGATCGCCAAGGACAGCTTCGGCAAGGTCGGCGAGGAGACCGGGTTCGCCGACGCGCTGGGGGACTTCAGCCGGTCGCTGGAGCGCCAGGTGCGGGCCACCGGGGCGCAGGCGCGCACGATGGGCGCGGCGGTGTTCCGGGCGCGGGGAGACTACGCCGAGATGGACGAGCAGGCGGCGGCCGCACTGAGCAAACAGGACATCCAGGGCATTCTGGGCTGA
- a CDS encoding LuxR family transcriptional regulator, whose product MSSTEVASPAAGPVFGLPYAPGGVAAARVAAAEPPERAHALRAVALANAGEDRDQVVREAAFVLGSPGRHDVLSFWYAAVALVHAGELDLAEEHCDRVLTARSAENRGVTRNFALAMRGRLAWLQGDPAEAAATFDRALERAAEPCLRDLLVAWSTVAHVGLGDFDTAYRRMLDRVCAASRPGNDDEVELAAALGELELAAERHEVARTAFLDCGRLLTERGVANPAVVPWRSRAALCAFASGRSRLAAVLAGRELALARRWPNARTLGVSTHAHAVVVGRGVAEAREAAEILARGPATGELLCARYDLAHFLAADQQHSQARAVLGGVRDLARKAGYAVWAARAEAACDRLARQAGDRLTAQQRTIAELARSGMTNRRIAEQQFVTVRTVEFHLSGVYRKLGVSGRRELAALPAPLP is encoded by the coding sequence GTGTCGTCGACGGAGGTGGCCAGTCCGGCAGCCGGTCCCGTGTTCGGGTTGCCTTACGCACCAGGGGGTGTGGCGGCCGCCCGGGTCGCCGCGGCGGAGCCGCCCGAACGTGCGCACGCGCTGCGGGCCGTCGCGCTGGCCAACGCCGGGGAGGACCGGGACCAGGTGGTCCGCGAGGCGGCTTTCGTGCTGGGTTCGCCGGGCAGACACGACGTGCTGTCGTTCTGGTACGCCGCGGTGGCCCTCGTGCACGCGGGGGAACTCGACCTCGCCGAGGAGCACTGCGACCGGGTGCTCACGGCGCGGAGTGCCGAAAACCGAGGCGTGACAAGGAATTTCGCGCTGGCCATGCGAGGCAGGCTGGCCTGGTTGCAGGGCGATCCGGCGGAAGCGGCCGCGACGTTCGACCGCGCCCTCGAGCGTGCTGCCGAGCCGTGCCTGCGCGATCTGCTCGTGGCGTGGTCGACCGTCGCGCACGTCGGCCTCGGCGACTTCGACACGGCCTACCGCCGGATGCTCGACCGGGTCTGTGCCGCGTCCCGTCCCGGCAACGACGACGAGGTGGAACTGGCTGCCGCGCTGGGAGAACTGGAGCTCGCGGCGGAACGCCACGAGGTGGCGAGAACGGCATTCCTCGACTGCGGCCGGCTGCTCACCGAACGCGGGGTGGCGAATCCGGCGGTGGTGCCCTGGAGATCCCGGGCGGCGCTGTGCGCGTTCGCGTCCGGGCGGTCCCGGCTGGCCGCGGTGCTCGCCGGCCGGGAGCTGGCACTCGCCCGGCGCTGGCCGAACGCGAGGACGCTCGGTGTGTCGACCCACGCGCACGCGGTCGTGGTGGGCCGGGGGGTTGCCGAGGCCCGCGAAGCGGCGGAAATCCTCGCCCGGGGCCCGGCCACCGGGGAACTGTTGTGCGCGCGGTACGACCTCGCGCACTTCCTCGCTGCCGACCAGCAGCATTCGCAGGCGCGTGCGGTCCTCGGCGGCGTACGGGATCTCGCGCGCAAGGCGGGTTACGCGGTGTGGGCCGCACGCGCGGAGGCCGCCTGCGACCGGCTGGCCCGTCAGGCCGGCGACCGGCTGACCGCGCAGCAGCGCACGATCGCGGAGCTGGCCCGGTCCGGGATGACCAACCGGCGGATCGCCGAACAGCAGTTCGTCACCGTGCGCACGGTCGAGTTCCACCTTTCCGGCGTGTACCGCAAGCTCGGGGTCTCCGGGCGGCGGGAACTGGCCGCGCTGCCCGCGCCCCTGCCCTGA
- a CDS encoding glycoside hydrolase family protein, whose amino-acid sequence MRFVRPLALAVSAMLAAVTWFPATASGEQDGGKKGVSLTNVDGAGDALRDSGVGWYYDWASDLQGVAQPDGVEFVPMIWGRDSVTDEQLDSAKSLGSTLLAFNEPDLAGQAEMSVDEALDAWPRLEGTGMRLGAPAVAGGADQPGGWLDQFLSGAQERGYRVDFIPLHWYGGDFSAAAVDQLRGYLQAVHDRYGKPIWLTEYALTDFSSGTPRYPSPQEQTDFVSGSSAMLQDLPFVERYAWFTLSTGTAPTGLYDGATPNASGEAYKAG is encoded by the coding sequence ATGAGGTTCGTTCGCCCGCTCGCGCTGGCCGTATCGGCGATGCTGGCGGCGGTGACCTGGTTCCCGGCCACCGCTTCCGGCGAGCAGGACGGTGGGAAGAAAGGGGTCAGCCTGACCAACGTCGACGGCGCCGGTGACGCGCTCCGGGACTCGGGTGTGGGCTGGTACTACGACTGGGCCAGCGATCTGCAGGGGGTCGCGCAGCCGGACGGGGTCGAGTTCGTGCCGATGATCTGGGGCCGTGATTCGGTCACCGACGAGCAGCTGGACAGCGCGAAGTCGCTGGGCTCGACGCTGCTCGCGTTCAACGAGCCGGACCTGGCCGGGCAGGCGGAAATGTCGGTGGACGAGGCACTCGACGCCTGGCCGCGGCTCGAGGGCACCGGGATGCGGCTGGGCGCGCCGGCCGTGGCCGGCGGCGCGGACCAGCCGGGCGGCTGGCTCGACCAGTTCCTCAGCGGCGCGCAGGAACGGGGTTACCGCGTCGACTTCATCCCGCTGCACTGGTACGGCGGAGACTTCTCGGCCGCGGCGGTCGACCAGCTCCGCGGCTACCTGCAGGCGGTGCACGACCGGTACGGGAAACCGATCTGGCTTACCGAATACGCCTTGACGGACTTCTCATCGGGCACCCCGCGGTACCCGAGCCCGCAGGAGCAGACCGACTTCGTCAGCGGGTCGTCGGCGATGCTGCAGGATCTCCCGTTCGTCGAACGCTACGCGTGGTTCACCCTGTCCACCGGCACCGCACCCACCGGCCTCTACGACGGCGCGACCCCGAACGCCAGCGGTGAGGCGTACAAGGCGGGCTGA
- a CDS encoding ESX secretion-associated protein EspG: MARQLSGADGVVLSHLEFDLLWADLDLGPSPYPLEVPSHGGTMDERDALGASVAESLAEAGLLDEEDEPHPRLAQLCGLLADPVFSVDLLVFREPPLRALVAAGQRLGALAVLDADELALRPCLPDEVPALAAGIVGTAQPGPGRTVRLPRETFSEAMTAFADRGHDAFERVLAGAGIAGADLRGLSTLVATPRIAYGQLAANGPGGRSPSVAWYDTEAGRYGAVVQESAGTRWVTVTPADDAWLADRIAELLDRVLSVRGNREPRTPRDASDPS, from the coding sequence GTGGCCAGGCAACTGAGCGGTGCGGACGGCGTCGTGCTGTCCCACCTGGAATTCGACCTGCTGTGGGCCGATCTCGACCTCGGCCCCAGCCCGTACCCGCTCGAGGTGCCCTCGCACGGCGGCACGATGGACGAGCGTGACGCGCTGGGGGCGAGCGTCGCGGAAAGCCTCGCCGAGGCCGGTCTCCTCGACGAGGAGGACGAGCCGCATCCGCGGCTGGCGCAGCTGTGCGGGTTGCTGGCCGACCCGGTGTTTTCGGTGGACCTGCTGGTGTTCCGGGAGCCGCCGCTGCGCGCGCTGGTCGCGGCCGGGCAGCGGCTGGGCGCGCTCGCCGTGCTCGACGCGGACGAGCTGGCGCTGCGGCCCTGCCTGCCGGACGAGGTGCCGGCGCTGGCCGCGGGCATCGTCGGGACGGCGCAGCCCGGGCCGGGCCGGACCGTCCGCCTGCCGCGGGAAACCTTCTCCGAGGCGATGACCGCCTTCGCCGACCGCGGGCACGACGCGTTCGAACGGGTGCTGGCCGGGGCCGGGATCGCCGGCGCCGACCTGCGCGGGCTGTCCACTCTGGTGGCGACCCCGCGCATTGCGTACGGGCAGCTGGCCGCGAACGGCCCGGGTGGCCGCTCCCCGTCGGTGGCTTGGTACGACACCGAGGCCGGCCGGTACGGCGCGGTCGTGCAGGAAAGTGCCGGCACCCGCTGGGTCACCGTCACGCCCGCGGACGACGCGTGGCTGGCCGACCGGATCGCCGAACTTCTCGACCGCGTCTTGTCCGTTCGAGGGAACCGGGAACCGAGGACCCCGCGGGACGCGTCTGATCCGAGCTAG
- a CDS encoding MarR family winged helix-turn-helix transcriptional regulator, with product MIDEQAWDRMLVLHARVEQELAKALQRRHGVGLSEYRALARLAHGPRGGLRMQELAEAVGLNQSSVSRMCARLEDAGLTIRDLCEEDRRGVYSMITPAGRTRFTETQPTYRAVLQAALDKAAGDPELLQAVTAVRGATS from the coding sequence ATGATCGACGAACAGGCGTGGGACCGGATGCTCGTCCTGCACGCGCGGGTCGAACAGGAGCTGGCGAAAGCCCTGCAGCGCCGCCACGGTGTCGGCCTGTCCGAGTACCGCGCGCTGGCCCGCCTCGCGCACGGTCCACGAGGCGGCCTGCGCATGCAGGAGCTGGCCGAGGCGGTCGGGCTGAACCAGAGCTCGGTGAGCCGCATGTGCGCCCGGCTGGAGGACGCCGGCCTGACCATCCGCGACCTCTGCGAGGAGGACCGCCGCGGCGTCTACTCGATGATCACCCCCGCCGGGCGCACCCGGTTCACCGAAACCCAGCCGACGTACCGCGCCGTGCTGCAGGCCGCGCTCGACAAGGCCGCCGGCGACCCGGAGCTGCTCCAGGCCGTGACAGCGGTGCGCGGCGCCACCTCCTGA
- a CDS encoding helix-turn-helix transcriptional regulator — translation MAVPPGSCPARRAIALARAGRDLDAAVGEAERALADPACRHRPGCVFDALSTLVLAGELAAADRAAARLGHHDDADTAAPDEAAPDERLPDEKLQDHGTLIRARTARWRGDLDTAWELYDQLHRRPGSAELHPVLMAETAELLLCRGRPVEANALLAEAGDGGNTPELRCARGLVAMDAGDFRAGLAEHLAAGRQFTVSGVANPAVSPWRRRAAWCAHACGNLELAADLAREDHEAALAWGEPRVVGETLAGLALLAGDGPELDLLCEAAELLEAGAAAIEAGEARYELGRRLLEAGRPAHARVQFTRAATGFRGAGNRHRTARVAEALRGCDPRPGPALTPIELKVAFLALANYRNQDIAAKQFLAVRTVEFHLSQVYRKLGIRGRDELQFPLLAPENLPAG, via the coding sequence GTGGCAGTGCCGCCCGGATCGTGCCCGGCGCGGCGGGCGATCGCGCTCGCGCGCGCCGGCCGTGACCTGGATGCCGCGGTCGGCGAGGCCGAGCGGGCGCTGGCCGATCCCGCCTGCAGGCACCGGCCCGGATGCGTGTTCGACGCGCTGAGCACCCTGGTCCTGGCAGGCGAGCTCGCCGCCGCCGATCGCGCGGCGGCCCGTCTCGGACATCACGACGACGCGGACACCGCAGCGCCGGACGAAGCAGCGCCGGACGAGAGACTGCCGGACGAGAAACTGCAGGACCACGGCACGCTCATCCGGGCGCGCACCGCACGGTGGCGCGGCGACCTGGACACCGCGTGGGAGCTCTACGATCAGCTCCACCGTCGTCCCGGCAGCGCGGAACTGCACCCGGTGCTCATGGCCGAAACGGCCGAGCTGCTGCTCTGTCGAGGTCGGCCGGTCGAGGCGAACGCGCTGCTCGCCGAAGCGGGCGACGGCGGAAACACGCCGGAGCTGCGGTGTGCCCGTGGCCTGGTCGCCATGGACGCCGGAGACTTCCGCGCCGGGCTGGCCGAGCACCTGGCCGCCGGACGGCAGTTCACCGTGAGCGGGGTGGCCAATCCCGCCGTGTCGCCGTGGCGGCGGCGGGCGGCGTGGTGCGCGCACGCGTGCGGGAACCTCGAACTGGCCGCGGATCTCGCCCGCGAGGACCATGAAGCCGCGCTGGCCTGGGGCGAACCGCGGGTGGTGGGGGAGACGCTGGCCGGGCTCGCGCTGCTGGCCGGCGACGGGCCCGAGCTCGACCTGCTCTGCGAAGCCGCGGAGCTGCTCGAGGCCGGCGCGGCGGCGATCGAGGCGGGCGAGGCGCGGTACGAACTCGGCCGCCGGCTGCTGGAGGCCGGCCGCCCGGCGCACGCCCGGGTCCAGTTCACCAGGGCCGCCACGGGATTCCGCGGTGCCGGGAACCGGCACCGGACGGCGCGGGTCGCGGAAGCACTGCGCGGATGCGATCCGCGACCCGGCCCCGCACTGACCCCGATCGAGCTGAAAGTCGCCTTTCTCGCCCTGGCCAACTATCGCAACCAGGACATCGCGGCGAAGCAGTTCCTCGCCGTGCGCACTGTCGAGTTCCACCTTTCGCAGGTCTACCGCAAACTCGGGATCCGTGGCCGCGACGAACTCCAATTCCCTCTGCTCGCTCCGGAGAACCTGCCGGCAGGCTGA
- a CDS encoding flavodoxin family protein: MSDREFLFLLGAARAGGNTEMLARRAAKELPAAVRQRWIRLPEKPLPPFDDRRHAEGGHPDPEGNERLLMDATFAASDLVLASPVYWYSVSAATKLYLDYWSGWIRVAGAEFKPRMRGKTLWGVTVLNETEREAEPLVGMLRLCAHYLGMHWGGVLVGTGSRPGDVLVDDTAMTAARTFFTAASPEQVAAAHP; this comes from the coding sequence ATGTCCGACCGGGAATTCCTGTTCCTGCTGGGCGCCGCCCGCGCCGGGGGCAACACCGAGATGCTGGCCCGCCGGGCAGCCAAGGAGCTGCCCGCCGCGGTGCGGCAGCGCTGGATCCGGCTGCCGGAGAAGCCGCTGCCGCCGTTCGACGACCGGCGGCACGCCGAGGGCGGGCACCCCGATCCGGAGGGCAACGAACGGCTCCTGATGGACGCGACGTTCGCGGCGAGCGATCTGGTGCTCGCGTCGCCGGTGTACTGGTATTCGGTCTCCGCCGCCACGAAGCTCTACCTCGACTACTGGTCGGGCTGGATCCGCGTGGCGGGAGCGGAGTTCAAACCGCGGATGCGGGGCAAGACGCTGTGGGGCGTGACCGTGCTGAACGAGACCGAGCGCGAGGCCGAACCGCTGGTCGGCATGCTGCGCCTGTGCGCGCACTACCTGGGCATGCACTGGGGCGGAGTCCTGGTGGGCACCGGCAGCCGCCCCGGCGACGTCCTCGTCGACGACACCGCGATGACCGCCGCCCGCACGTTCTTCACCGCGGCCTCGCCGGAGCAGGTGGCAGCCGCTCACCCGTGA